Part of the Aggregatilinea lenta genome, TCGAAGCTGTCGGTACGCAGCGATGTGCGGTAGTTGTCAAGCGTCGCCGGAGTGGGAATGAACCTTGGCGGCAGCTCAAAAACCAACGTCTGCGGCTTGAACGAGACAGAAGCCATGTACAGGAACGGCACGAGCACGATCCCCATGCCGAGAATCAAGAGCGTATAGCTGATTGCTGCGTTAACTCTGCGTGCCCGCGTCATGCGTAGTCCACCTCACGCTGCAACAGCCGGATCTGTATGAGGCTGATGACGAAGATCAGCGAGGTCAGCAGGTAGCTAATCGCCGCACCGCGCCCGAAATCCAGGTTGTCGAAGGTTTCCTGGTACATCAGGGTCAGGACAAAATGCGTGCGATCCAGCGGATCGCCGCCGTTGGTGATCAGCAGGCCGGAAATGTAGACGTTGAGCGCGCCAATCGTCAGCACGACCACCAGGAAGACCAGTGTCGAGCGCATCAGCGGCAGCGTCACGTTCCTGAAGCGCCGCAGGGCGTTCGCACCGTCTACGGCGGCAGCCTCGTAGAGTTCTGCCGGGATGCCCTGCAACCCGGCCAGCATCACGACCGCCGTCCATCCGACGCCCTTCCAGATGCCCAGCAGGTGAATCGGAACCATGACCAGATTTTCGTCCGCCAGCCAGCGTATGGGTTTTGCGATCAACCCCACCTGCTGCAAGCCGTAGTTGATGAGGCCCGCCTGGCTGTTAAACAGGTATTCGAACAACAGGGCGACCACCACCCACGAGGTGATCACGGGCAGGTAATACACGGTGCGGAAAAAGGTCTGGCCGGGCAGCTTCTGGTTGAGCAGGAGTGCCACGCTGAGGCCCAGAATCATCTGGCCGGGCACTGTCACCAGCGCATACAACAGTGTGTTTTTGACGGCGCGCTGAAAAATAGGGTCCTGAAGGGTGTCCTGGTAATTTTGCAGGCCCAGAAATTCGCTGCGCGTGGGGTTGATAATGTTCCAGTCGTACAGGCTCACACGCAGCGAGTACGCCATCGGATACAGGATGAACAGCGTGAACAGCGCGAATCCGGGCAGGATAAACAGGTAGGGCATGAGCTTGCGTAAGGCAGCCTGTTGCATGATATGCTCCCGAGCGTGACAGTGATGGAGAGGCTTCAATGGACCTCCCCATCACTTCAATGCCTGACGCTACTTTTTAGCCTTCGCTCAACAGCGCGTCGATTTCGGCTGCCGCATCGTCGAGGGCTTCCTGGGGGGTCTTCTCGCCGCGCAGCATGTACTGGTAGGCGTTGTTGATCGCGTTGTCCATCTCGTTCCAGTGCGGGCTGGGCGTGCGGAGGTTCGCCGTCTCAAGCTGCTCCATGAAGATTTGGAAGTACGCGGGCAGAGCTTCGTTGCCGGTCAGTCCGCTTAGCGTCGGGATCACGCCCGCGTCGGCCATGACGATCTGGGCCTCCTCGCTCGCCAGGAACTGCATCCACTTCAGCGCTTCTTCCTGGTGCTTGGAGCCGTCCATCAGCACGGCGTCTTCGCCGCCGACCACACTGCTCGTGCCGGTTTCGCCAGCAGGAACCAGCGCGAAGTTGACCTCGAAGTCAGGATAGTTAGCCTCGTAAATCGACACCATCCACGGGCCATCGATGATCATGCTGTACAGGCCCGTTGCATGGCCCGCGTCGGTGGCGATGCCGCCGCCCAACAGGTTCGGGGACATGCAGCCATCATTATACAGGTTGACGAGCGTCTCGAACGCCGCGACGCTGGCCTCGCTGTTCAGATACCCTTCCGCCGTGGTCACTTCGGGGTCGGTGATGCTGCCACCCTGGGCAAAGAACAGCGGCGCGGGAGCCCAGAAGTAGGTCCCGCCCATTGCGAAGCCGTAGCGCTCTTCGCCGTTGCTGAGCGCGCAGGCGGCATCCACGAATTCGCCGATGGTCGTGGGCACTTCCAGCCCAGCTTCTTCGAACTGGGCGCGGTTATAGAGCAGTACCTGTGTATTCGTGCTGATCGGCAGTCCATAGTAATGACCGCTGAAGTAATTTGTTTGGAGCGGAGCGGAGAAGAATTGTTCCTGGTAGGTCTCGAAGTCGGGGATAATCTCGTCCACTGCAACCAGCGCGCCGAGATCGGCAAATTCGGACACCCACGCGATGTCCATGCGGATCACGTCCGGCGGATCGCCAGAGGCGAGTGCGGTCATGATGACCTGGCGGAACTCGTTCGCGTTTTGGGCGTAACGCGATGCTTCGATCTCGATGCCGGGATTGGCTTCTTCAAACATAGCGATCAGTTCGTCGAGCTTTTCAGTTTCGGAATCGCTCAGGGTGTGCCAGTACTTGATCGTCACGGTGTCCTGGGCAGCGGCAGGCAGCGCGGGAACCAGCCCGACCATTAGCGCCAGGGCGGTTATCAGCAGTGCAAAACGGCGTAACATGTTTATGCTCCTTCATTCAAAAAGCGGCCAGCAGATGCATTTTGAGACTGATTTCCGGTTGTAAGAGTGACTCCTTTCGCGCCTAAATGAACCGGTTCAATTCGTGCTAAAAAGAGACTAGACGGGTTTGCCTGTCGAGCTGCGAACGTGCAGCTCCGGTTTGATCAACTGCCGGGTTTCTGTTTCGGCATCCTCACCGGCGATCACGGACTGAAGCAGACCGAACAACAGCGCACCGATTTCGCGCGTGGGCTGGGAGATGGTCGTCAGCGGCGGATGCCAGTAGCGCGACAGCGGAATATCATCGAAGCCCACCACGGACACGTCGCGCCCTACCTTCAGCCCGCGTGCCTGCGCCGCTCGCATCGCGCCAAATGCCATGCGGTCGTTGTTGCAGATGATGGCGGTTGGCGGTTGGCTGTAATCCAGCAGGTAGTGCATACCCAACTGGCCGGAATGCTCGGTGAAATCGCCCTCCAGGGTGAGCGCGGGATCAATTTGCAGGCCGACTTCTGCCATCGCGGCTTCAAAACCCTGCCAACGGAGATGGGCCAGATGCTGTTCGCGCGGAGGAGACAGGTAAGCGATGCGTGTATGGCCGAGATCGGCCAGGTGGTTGACGGCCAGCGTGATACCGTGCGCGCCGTCCACGTCGATCCAGTGGATAGTATCGTCACGCTCGTAGCGGCCAAAGACCACGAATGGGAAACGCTGCGTCTTCAAAAACTCGATGCGCGGATCGTTGTCGCGCACGGCGAAGAGGATCAGCCCGTCCACCTGCCGCCCCAGGACCAGCCGCTCGTAGAGGTCGATCTCCTGAGTGCCTACCGGGATCGTCCAGAAGGTCAGTCCGATACCGGTCCCGATCGCTGCCGTGCTGACACCGTCGATCAGGTCGAGGATGAACGGGTCAGATTCGCTCTGTAGAGTACTGGGGCGCAGCTCCGTCCGCACCATGCCAATGGTATAGGTCAGTTGGGTGTTGAGGCTGCGCGCGGCTGCAGTGGGGTGGTAATTCAGGGA contains:
- a CDS encoding LacI family DNA-binding transcriptional regulator, which encodes MTTIRDVAKLARVSVGTVSNVLNSSPLVRSETRERVLAAIDSLNYHPTAAARSLNTQLTYTIGMVRTELRPSTLQSESDPFILDLIDGVSTAAIGTGIGLTFWTIPVGTQEIDLYERLVLGRQVDGLILFAVRDNDPRIEFLKTQRFPFVVFGRYERDDTIHWIDVDGAHGITLAVNHLADLGHTRIAYLSPPREQHLAHLRWQGFEAAMAEVGLQIDPALTLEGDFTEHSGQLGMHYLLDYSQPPTAIICNNDRMAFGAMRAAQARGLKVGRDVSVVGFDDIPLSRYWHPPLTTISQPTREIGALLFGLLQSVIAGEDAETETRQLIKPELHVRSSTGKPV
- a CDS encoding carbohydrate ABC transporter permease; this translates as MQQAALRKLMPYLFILPGFALFTLFILYPMAYSLRVSLYDWNIINPTRSEFLGLQNYQDTLQDPIFQRAVKNTLLYALVTVPGQMILGLSVALLLNQKLPGQTFFRTVYYLPVITSWVVVALLFEYLFNSQAGLINYGLQQVGLIAKPIRWLADENLVMVPIHLLGIWKGVGWTAVVMLAGLQGIPAELYEAAAVDGANALRRFRNVTLPLMRSTLVFLVVVLTIGALNVYISGLLITNGGDPLDRTHFVLTLMYQETFDNLDFGRGAAISYLLTSLIFVISLIQIRLLQREVDYA
- a CDS encoding extracellular solute-binding protein, with the translated sequence MLRRFALLITALALMVGLVPALPAAAQDTVTIKYWHTLSDSETEKLDELIAMFEEANPGIEIEASRYAQNANEFRQVIMTALASGDPPDVIRMDIAWVSEFADLGALVAVDEIIPDFETYQEQFFSAPLQTNYFSGHYYGLPISTNTQVLLYNRAQFEEAGLEVPTTIGEFVDAACALSNGEERYGFAMGGTYFWAPAPLFFAQGGSITDPEVTTAEGYLNSEASVAAFETLVNLYNDGCMSPNLLGGGIATDAGHATGLYSMIIDGPWMVSIYEANYPDFEVNFALVPAGETGTSSVVGGEDAVLMDGSKHQEEALKWMQFLASEEAQIVMADAGVIPTLSGLTGNEALPAYFQIFMEQLETANLRTPSPHWNEMDNAINNAYQYMLRGEKTPQEALDDAAAEIDALLSEG